The Sandaracinaceae bacterium genome includes the window CAGTTCTGGGGAGGCGGGCTGTGAGCGGCCTGTACGAGGCTCTCGGCACATGGCTGCGCGACCCCATGGTGCGCATGCCGCTCTTCGCGCTCCTGTTCTGGATCGTCGGGCTCGTCGTGGCGCGGCTCGTGGTCGGGGGCCTGGCGCGCGTCGCGGCCCAGCACCTCGACGCGCAGCGTGTCACGTCGGGCCGTCGGATCGCGTTCTATGGGCTCGCCATCCTGGTGACCCTGGCGGCCCTGCACCGGGGCGGCATCGACATGAGCGTGTTCTTCGGGGCGGCCGGCATCCTCACGGTCGCGTTCGGCTTCGCCTCCCAGACCAGCATGTCGAACCTCATCAGCGGCGTCTTCTTGATCGGTGAGCGCTCGTTCACGGTGGGCGACTGGATCACGGTGGGGAGCGCCACCGGCGAGGTCCTCAGCATCGACCTGCTATCGGTGAAGCTGCGCACGCCCGAGAACCTGTTCGTGCGCGTCCCGAACGAGACGCTGATCAAGACGGACATCGTCAACCTGAGCCGCTTCCCCATCCGACGCGTGGAGATCGACTTCCGCGTGGAGTACGAGACGGACCTCGCTGCGCTGGCTCAGCTGCTCGAGGGCATCGTGCACGAGCTGCCCGAGTGCTTGCTGGAGCCCAAGACGCACTTCTTCGTGCAGGACTTCACGGACGCCGCGGTGTGGGTGAAGTTCCGCTTCTGGACGCGCCGGGAGGTGTTCCTCGAGGCCCGCGCCACCGTGCAGGCCTTGGCGCAGGAGCGGCTGGCCGCGGCCGGCATTCGCCAGCCCACGCAGCGCCTGCGCATGGAGCGCCCGGCGGCGCTCGACGCCGCGATGGAGTCCCCGCCCGACGTCAGCTGACGTGCAGCTCGGCCTCGATGCGCGCGGCCTCTTCGTGCGACAGCTTGGCGCCGTGGACGAGGGCACGGAGCCGCACCCGCTCGGGCTCCGACACCCCTTCGCTGATGGCCGCCACCGCGTACGCCAGCCGCACCCCCGGCTGCGCCAAGTGGGCCTCGTGGAGGTTGACGCCCACCTGCTCGGCGAAGCGCACCCCACCGCTGACCGCGATGCGCTTGCGCGCGCTCTCGATCTGCTCCGACACCTCGGCCGCCGTGAGCGAGTGCGCGATGGTCGACTCGAGGGCCAGCTGGATGCTGGCGCGCTCGGCCTCGTCGATCACCAGGTCGGCGTGCGCGATGACGACGACCACGTTGACCAGCAGGCGGAGCTGCAGCGGGGTGAAGGCGGCCGCGTTCTGGGCGATGATTTCGGCGAGGGTCGGGTCCATGCGAGTGGCCGACCATATCATGGCGGGGCGGGGGTGTCCGAGACGGATGGCGCGTACAACTGTCTGGCGGGCATTCGCTGCGCTAGGCTGTGCATTCGACGATGTCCCAGCACCCCAAGATCTGCCCCGAGTGCAGCACCCCCTATCACGCTGCGGCGACGTTCTGTCAGCTGGACGGGAGCGCGTTGGTGGAGCAGCAGGTGTCGGCCGACCCGCTGGTGGGCGCGAGGCTCCTGGAGCAGTTCGACGTGCACGAGGCCATCGGGTCGGGCGGCATGGGCACGGTCTACCGTGCGCATCAGGCCGCCCTGCAGCGCGACGTGGCGATCAAGATCCTGCACCGCGACCTCGCCAAGAACGCCGACGCCGTGCGGCGCTTCCAGCGTGAGGCACGCGTGGCGTCGTCGCTCGACCACCCCAACCTGGTGGACGTCTACCTGTTCGGCGAGCTCCCCGACGGCAGCCTCTATCTGGTCATGGAGTACCTCGAGGGGCGCACGCTGGCGCAGGCGCTCTTCGAAGACGGCCACTTCCCGCTCGCGCGTGGTCTGCGCATCGCCCATGCCACGGCGATGGGCGTGGGGGCGGCCCACCGGCAGGGCATCGTGCACCGCGACGTGAAGCCCGAGAACATCATGCTGGTGAAGCGTGACGGTGACCCGGACTTCGTGAAGGTGCTGGACTTCGGCATCGCCCGCCTGCTCTGGGACGAGCAGAGCCACATCACGCAGTCGGGGGTCATTTTCGGGACCGCTCGCTACATCTCGCCCGAGGGAGCCAGCGGCGAGGCCACCGACGCGCGCTCCGACGTCTACTCGCTCGCGGTTCTCACGTATCAGCTGCTCTCGGGCAGCGTGCCCTTCGACGACCCCTCGCCCGTGGCGCTGCTCATGAAGCACTTGCGCCAGAAGCCGCCGCCGCTCGAGACACGGCCGGGCGGTGCGCACGTCCCCGCGGCCATCGCCGAGGTGGTCATGCGCGGGCTCAACAAGCACCCCGATGCGCGGCACGACAACGCAGCGGCCTTCGCGCGTGCTCTCGAGAGCGCCGCTGCGGCGTCGGGTGTGGCCATCACCGCCGAGACGTCGCGCGCGGCGCAGAAGGGCTCGGCGGCCACGCTGCTGCAGACCGGTCCGCTGATCGACGCGCCGGCCCCGGTGGCTGCGCCCATGATGGCGGCGCGCCCGCAGATGGCCACGCGCCGCGACGGCAGCGTCATGCCGGCCATCGCTCAGCAGGAGCTGGCGCGCATGGCCGCAAGCGTTGCCAGCGGCCCTCCGGCTGGCAACGGTCACGGCGCGGGCATGGGTCACGCACGCCAGATGATGCCCGTGGTGGAGCTGCCCGTGCTCCACCCGGCCGACGTGGGTCCGCGCGTCAGCCACGATCCCGGCCCTCCGGGTGGGCGCTCCTACGATGAGTCCTTCGTGGGCATCCCGGGCCTGTCGTCGGCGCGCCCACGCGCGCTCATGCCCATCCTGGTTGGCTTCCTGGTGGGCGCCATGGCCGTGGGGCTGCTGGCCTTCGGGCTGTTCCAGCGCGGCGAAAGCGAAGCCGCAGAGCACCAACGCAGCCTCGAAGAGCGCGCCCGCGAGGCGCTCAGTCACGGGGCCATCGACACCCCGCCGGGCGACAACGTGCTCGAGCTCACCCGGCGCCTGCTGGAGATCGACCCGGCGCATGCGGGGGCCCGCTCCATCCGCCGCGAGGCCGCCCTGCTCCTGCGGGAGCGCGCGGCCAACGCGCGCGTGCAGAACGACATGCCCGCTGCGCGCGAGGCCTACGAGCAGGTGCTGCGGCTCTTCCCGGAGGATGCTGCGGCCACCGAGGGCCTGCGCTTGCTGGCGCAGGTGGAGCAGGTGGCTTCGGCACCACCGCTTTCGGCTGGCATCCACCTCGACCCCGACGACCCTGGGCAGCGTGAGCGCGTGCGCCTGGTGGGGGTGTTCGGGCCCGGTATGCGCCTGCCCTCCGACGTGGTCCCGGAGTTCACCGTGTTGCGCGCCGGTCGGCGCTTGGACCGGCTGCCCGCCACGCCGGGAGACGTGAGCGGCACCTGGGTGGCCGACTATGCGTTCGCGCAGACCGGTGACCACGAGGTGACGCTGGAGTTCGGGGTGGGCGCGCAGCGCGTCATGTTGCGCCAGGACGTGAGCGTGGGGCGCGCGGACAGGGCGCCCCGCACCACTACGGTGCGTCCCGCCGTGCCCACGGAGCCCACGGTGCCTCCGGCCGGGACGTCGCGTCCGCTCGGGCCGCCCACCACCCTCCCGCCGCCCCCCGTGGAGCCGGTGCCCACCACCATGAACGATGGCATCGACTGGGGCGTGCCCTCGGAGCCGAGCGAAGAGCCACCCCCCTGGACGGGCTGACGCCAACCGCCAGGCGCCCGCGCTAGGCGCGCTGCTCGTCGAGGCGTCGCACGAAGTCACCCAGGATGCGTGCGTAGAGCTCGTCGCCCAGCAAGGCGTCTTCCACGCCCTCGTCGATGCTGGGGTTGTCGTTCACTTCGATGACCACCGCGCGGTCACCGAACTGCTTCACGTCCACGCCGTAGAGGCCATCGCCGATCAGGTTGGCGGCGTTCATGGCCGCGGTGAGCACCGCGGGCGGCACCGCGCTGATGGGCAGCGTCTCGAAGCCTCCGCCGGTGTTCGCGCTGGTGTCCGCTGCGTGGTTGTAGATCTGCCAGTGCGACGGAGCCATGAAGTACTTGCACGCGTAGAGCGGCTGACGGTTCATCACGCCGATGCGCCAGTCGTACTCGGTGAGCATGAACTCCTGGGCCAGCAACAGGGCCGAGCGCTCGAACAGCTTGCGCGTCACCTTGTGCAGTCCGTTCATGTCCTCGGCGAGCTCGATGCCCTTCGAGAACGCTCCGTCGGGGATCTTGACCACCACCGGGAAGCTCAGCTCCTCGGCCACGTGCGTCAGCGACTCCGGGCGCGAGCGGTAGAGCATGGCGGCACGCGGTGTGGGCACGCCCGCGGTCTTGAGGAGGTCCCACAGGAAGAGCTTGTTGGTGCAGCGCAGGATGGAGCTCGGATCGTCGATCACCACCATGCCCTCGTTCTCGGCGCGCTTGGCGAAGCGGAACGTGTGGTGGTTGATGGCGGTGGTCTCGCGGATGAAGAGCGCGTCGTACTCGGCGAGGCGGCCGAAGTCGCGCTTGCGCACGC containing:
- a CDS encoding serine/threonine protein kinase translates to MSQHPKICPECSTPYHAAATFCQLDGSALVEQQVSADPLVGARLLEQFDVHEAIGSGGMGTVYRAHQAALQRDVAIKILHRDLAKNADAVRRFQREARVASSLDHPNLVDVYLFGELPDGSLYLVMEYLEGRTLAQALFEDGHFPLARGLRIAHATAMGVGAAHRQGIVHRDVKPENIMLVKRDGDPDFVKVLDFGIARLLWDEQSHITQSGVIFGTARYISPEGASGEATDARSDVYSLAVLTYQLLSGSVPFDDPSPVALLMKHLRQKPPPLETRPGGAHVPAAIAEVVMRGLNKHPDARHDNAAAFARALESAAAASGVAITAETSRAAQKGSAATLLQTGPLIDAPAPVAAPMMAARPQMATRRDGSVMPAIAQQELARMAASVASGPPAGNGHGAGMGHARQMMPVVELPVLHPADVGPRVSHDPGPPGGRSYDESFVGIPGLSSARPRALMPILVGFLVGAMAVGLLAFGLFQRGESEAAEHQRSLEERAREALSHGAIDTPPGDNVLELTRRLLEIDPAHAGARSIRREAALLLRERAANARVQNDMPAAREAYEQVLRLFPEDAAATEGLRLLAQVEQVASAPPLSAGIHLDPDDPGQRERVRLVGVFGPGMRLPSDVVPEFTVLRAGRRLDRLPATPGDVSGTWVADYAFAQTGDHEVTLEFGVGAQRVMLRQDVSVGRADRAPRTTTVRPAVPTEPTVPPAGTSRPLGPPTTLPPPPVEPVPTTMNDGIDWGVPSEPSEEPPPWTG
- a CDS encoding RimK family protein, whose product is MRKLIIVVTELEDWANLYPSDDVVTVQEYLSGTPNGVDPNHVRVINLCRSQKYLSYGYYCSLLAEARGHRVLPSVRTLNDLRRRSIYSLDTESLDDAVMAALEAYASPLTKSLELILHFGSTTVEPLQDIASQIFELFPCPILRVRFKKRKSWSIASVTAGNLAKLDEASEEEFGLALERFSTRMWLEPKARTKYRYDVAMLVDPNEALAPSDPDALARFERVGKDMGLLIERVRKRDFGRLAEYDALFIRETTAINHHTFRFAKRAENEGMVVIDDPSSILRCTNKLFLWDLLKTAGVPTPRAAMLYRSRPESLTHVAEELSFPVVVKIPDGAFSKGIELAEDMNGLHKVTRKLFERSALLLAQEFMLTEYDWRIGVMNRQPLYACKYFMAPSHWQIYNHAADTSANTGGGFETLPISAVPPAVLTAAMNAANLIGDGLYGVDVKQFGDRAVVIEVNDNPSIDEGVEDALLGDELYARILGDFVRRLDEQRA
- a CDS encoding mechanosensitive ion channel family protein, which gives rise to MSGLYEALGTWLRDPMVRMPLFALLFWIVGLVVARLVVGGLARVAAQHLDAQRVTSGRRIAFYGLAILVTLAALHRGGIDMSVFFGAAGILTVAFGFASQTSMSNLISGVFLIGERSFTVGDWITVGSATGEVLSIDLLSVKLRTPENLFVRVPNETLIKTDIVNLSRFPIRRVEIDFRVEYETDLAALAQLLEGIVHELPECLLEPKTHFFVQDFTDAAVWVKFRFWTRREVFLEARATVQALAQERLAAAGIRQPTQRLRMERPAALDAAMESPPDVS